In the Myxococcus fulvus genome, one interval contains:
- a CDS encoding protein kinase domain-containing protein, with protein MGTYRIVKKLAAGGMAEVYLGKVVGAEGFEKPVAVKRILPSFVQDTSFVELFLREAKLAVTLQHGNVLQVLDLGTSAGQYYMVMEFVDGENLSALIKAARKRQVPLGLREICFIAQQVADGLAYAHGRTDPSGAPLDIIHRDINPANVMVASNGGVKLADFGIAKVADEERQETQAGILKGKINYLSPEQVHGRPVNQRSDIFLLGLLLYEMLAGKRLFEGSTPQIIHALGSFDERTLEPLPGVPAPLWDLLLRALAANPDARCPAAREFSEAIQSFLFDHRLRVGAADIASLFARALPEWRSPLADLAGAPGEEIRLVDEDLARGRTPPPAPREARRPVAATLAPPTLRPVTPPPSGPQATSVVRQPAQLAEPATRLGSPPMLGTRVVRARQQLGAILLTRGMVTPHILNEALTIQRKRGGRLGQVLVHERWLEPDNLVLALSEQFGLPHITEQQLMTMPVPEELLRLVPRELCDRLCALPVGLKGRELLCAVLDPRDVEVTNNLKFKAGVVSVQGLFASEQAIRKAILRFYDNEMPKVRDRSPIELEEPAEAKERDTRVLQFAEQFTGRRVLDGQTLEGPKPVAPAEPVSRATPVKSDVRARMVLVVAEPSEPREAAVKLLLSQGLAAATSPAADAPRALALGGYDLVLVLEDTVAEPGALAQKLRAAHPKVEVRLLPSYSAALTGEGGPLAKLGEVQARLLDGVLSMLGGSGTLAPALTKLARRLATRMGAGRVEEVLVTTAASALALAARLEEPRRFALPSRARALALVGSTTPEVNELLVSVLPEGEDRAPPASRTAGALLCAARFVQEVQSAQAPPARAAQALQALRQDPRLPAPALEALTAELESTAQTDKAAFRVVVAETDGTNALTLQIRLMAEGMATVRARTRAEVEKALGAGAHAAVLADPLPDGDLHSLLQALRKAPATEDLPVFLIVDKDDPVVFTAGLEAGADDVIVRSASPEVLIAKLRRSIQQRQASKRGAKSAP; from the coding sequence GTGGGGACCTACCGGATCGTCAAGAAGCTCGCCGCGGGAGGCATGGCCGAGGTCTATCTCGGCAAGGTGGTGGGCGCGGAGGGCTTCGAGAAGCCTGTCGCCGTCAAGCGCATCCTGCCGTCGTTCGTGCAGGACACGTCCTTCGTGGAGCTGTTCCTGCGCGAGGCCAAGCTGGCCGTCACGCTGCAGCATGGCAATGTCTTGCAGGTGCTGGACCTGGGCACGAGCGCGGGCCAGTACTACATGGTGATGGAGTTCGTGGACGGGGAGAACCTGAGCGCGCTCATCAAGGCGGCGCGCAAACGGCAGGTGCCCCTGGGCCTTCGCGAAATCTGCTTCATCGCCCAGCAGGTCGCCGACGGGCTCGCGTATGCCCACGGGCGCACGGACCCGTCCGGCGCGCCGCTCGACATCATCCACCGCGACATCAACCCCGCCAACGTCATGGTGGCCAGCAACGGCGGCGTGAAGCTGGCCGACTTCGGCATCGCCAAGGTGGCCGACGAGGAGCGGCAGGAGACGCAGGCCGGCATCCTCAAGGGGAAGATCAACTACCTCTCCCCCGAGCAGGTGCACGGCCGCCCCGTGAACCAGCGCAGCGACATCTTCCTGTTGGGCCTGCTGCTCTACGAGATGCTCGCGGGCAAGCGGCTCTTCGAGGGCAGCACGCCGCAAATCATCCACGCGCTGGGCAGCTTCGACGAGCGCACCCTGGAGCCGCTGCCGGGCGTGCCCGCGCCGCTGTGGGACCTGCTCCTGCGCGCGCTGGCCGCCAACCCGGACGCGCGCTGCCCCGCGGCCCGCGAGTTCTCCGAGGCCATCCAGAGCTTCCTCTTCGACCACCGGCTGCGCGTGGGCGCCGCCGACATCGCCAGCCTCTTCGCCCGCGCTCTCCCCGAGTGGCGCTCGCCGCTGGCGGACCTGGCCGGCGCGCCAGGCGAGGAGATCCGCCTGGTGGACGAGGACCTCGCGCGCGGGCGGACGCCGCCTCCGGCCCCCAGGGAGGCACGCCGCCCCGTGGCCGCCACGCTCGCGCCGCCCACGCTGCGTCCGGTGACGCCGCCCCCCTCGGGCCCACAGGCCACGTCCGTGGTCCGACAGCCCGCGCAGCTCGCCGAGCCGGCCACGCGCCTGGGCTCGCCTCCCATGCTCGGCACCCGCGTCGTGCGGGCGCGGCAGCAGCTGGGCGCCATCCTGCTGACGCGCGGCATGGTGACGCCGCACATCCTGAACGAGGCGCTCACGATTCAGAGGAAGCGCGGCGGCAGGCTGGGCCAGGTGCTCGTCCACGAGCGCTGGCTGGAGCCCGACAACCTGGTGCTCGCGCTGTCCGAGCAGTTCGGGCTGCCGCACATCACCGAGCAGCAGCTGATGACGATGCCGGTGCCGGAGGAGCTCTTGCGCCTGGTGCCGCGCGAGCTGTGCGACCGGCTGTGCGCCCTGCCCGTCGGCCTCAAGGGCCGCGAGCTGCTCTGCGCGGTGCTGGACCCGCGCGACGTGGAGGTCACCAACAACCTGAAGTTCAAGGCGGGCGTCGTGTCGGTGCAGGGGCTGTTCGCCTCCGAGCAGGCCATCCGCAAGGCCATCCTCCGCTTCTATGACAACGAGATGCCGAAGGTGCGGGACCGCTCGCCCATCGAGCTGGAGGAGCCGGCCGAGGCGAAGGAGCGCGACACCCGGGTGCTCCAGTTCGCGGAGCAGTTCACCGGACGCCGCGTGCTCGACGGACAGACGCTGGAGGGCCCCAAGCCCGTAGCGCCCGCCGAGCCCGTCAGCCGCGCCACGCCCGTGAAGAGCGACGTGCGCGCGCGCATGGTGCTGGTGGTGGCCGAGCCCTCCGAGCCTCGCGAGGCCGCGGTGAAGCTGCTGCTGTCCCAGGGGCTCGCGGCGGCCACCAGCCCGGCGGCGGACGCGCCTCGCGCGCTGGCGCTCGGGGGCTATGACCTGGTGCTGGTGCTCGAGGACACCGTGGCGGAGCCCGGGGCGCTGGCGCAGAAGCTGCGCGCCGCGCACCCCAAGGTCGAGGTGCGGCTGTTGCCCTCGTACAGCGCGGCGCTGACGGGCGAGGGCGGCCCGCTGGCGAAGCTGGGCGAGGTCCAGGCCCGACTGCTCGACGGCGTGCTGTCGATGCTGGGGGGCAGCGGGACGCTGGCGCCCGCCCTGACGAAGCTGGCCAGGCGGCTGGCGACGCGGATGGGCGCGGGGCGCGTGGAGGAGGTCCTGGTCACCACCGCGGCCAGCGCCCTGGCCCTGGCCGCGCGGCTGGAGGAGCCTCGCCGCTTCGCCCTGCCCTCGCGCGCCCGGGCGCTCGCGCTCGTGGGCAGCACCACGCCCGAGGTGAACGAGCTGCTCGTCTCCGTCCTGCCGGAGGGCGAGGACCGCGCGCCGCCCGCGAGCCGCACCGCCGGAGCCCTGCTGTGCGCGGCGCGCTTCGTCCAGGAGGTCCAGAGCGCCCAGGCGCCTCCGGCGCGCGCGGCCCAGGCGCTCCAGGCGCTGCGTCAGGACCCACGGCTCCCCGCGCCCGCGCTGGAGGCGCTCACCGCGGAGCTGGAGTCGACCGCGCAGACGGACAAGGCGGCGTTCCGCGTCGTGGTGGCGGAGACCGACGGCACCAATGCGCTGACGCTGCAGATCCGCCTGATGGCGGAGGGCATGGCCACGGTGCGCGCGCGGACCCGGGCGGAGGTGGAGAAGGCGCTCGGCGCCGGAGCACACGCGGCGGTGCTCGCGGACCCGCTGCCGGACGGAGACCTCCACTCGCTGCTCCAGGCGCTGCGCAAGGCGCCCGCCACCGAGGACCTGCCCGTCTTCCTCATCGTCGACAAGGACGACCCCGTCGTCTTCACCGCGGGCCTGGAGGCCGGGGCCGACGACGTCATCGTGCGCTCGGCCAGCCCCGAGGTGCTCATCGCCAAGCTGCGCCGGAGCATCCAGCAGCGCCAGGCCTCGAAGCGCGGAGCGAAGAGCGCGCCGTGA